Proteins from a genomic interval of Pseudomonas asplenii:
- a CDS encoding DUF2339 domain-containing protein, which translates to MQWILMLVGLVLGWMIDEIILDALIGALMGLVIGQAFRLRSLGRQASSQEARLQQTQQALATVEQRVRELEVTGVSRAESPVSAAVEPTPIVVDETPAAAPAQAAEPAVEEIAQALRAVPELIWELPQDLQEPARRNEPQAVRPEIDAWAPEPVELREPVAPVAPRAPREPNLIERAVAGARNWLFGGNTVLRVGVLLLFLGLAFLLRYATEGMVVPVELRYAGVAGCALGLLGLGWWLRLRNSNYGLMLQGTGIAVLYLTVFAAMRLHPLLDPSAALGLLVAVTVFSAILAVTQDAVGLAAAAALGGFAAPILTSTGSGNHVALFSYFILLNSGILAIAWFKAWRLLNLIGFVGTFGIGFAWGLRSYQPELLWSTEPFLVLFFLMYLAIGLLFARRKLREMAGGPQDDSREGLLRWSARQGDYVDGTMLFGPPLVGFGLQFALVQHLEFAAAFSALALGIIYMGLARLLMGGRALLLAETCLALGVIFASLAIPLGLDARWTAAAWAVEGAGMFWLGLRQQRPFARIFALLLQLGSALAFLDTLQIGEHSLLDAAPLGALLLGLALLFSFWQLRQAAPGQAAHWERRGVPVLACLGLGFLYLLAPLFFFSQGTAICWALAGLATLFVGLRLQSRAFLFSAFAVQLLGGALFLARLQGAEGESTAVFSAGWGGLMSASLIGLSLIGGMLLAARDEMVRNDARLLRGLSVVLLAGLVLINLAVLFVLPWATASGVWAASGLLIIWLSLYLRQRLSFLFGLLLQLIGGGAFLLEGLGQFGYFNNEGLRLLAHSGFWTPMVLGLAAFVGAWRLQRDSQPTVFDALSLRRLSRVLLIWGTGWWVLAWAAEIMLFAASATWASWMLAMTAASVALWTLLALRLRWSDLALLCTLLVPVAGLILLLDWVRIYNPAAHFGWLVWPALFAVHLLSLRKLAPQLPARLLSCAHVLGCWLIISVLALELRYGLLLLSEHYNAWRWLGYAILPSLYLLLMAAPREWPWPIAAHAREYRLYAAAPLALLMLGWFWLANSFSDGHAEPLPYVPLLNPLELGLLFALGSVYIWSRSSVPQLGVRAAHAELAAQAVSGLSLFAFVTALVMRAAHHWGGVAFELDALLASMLVQAGLSIAWSLIALSLMIGGHLRHRREVWLIGAALIAVVVAKLFFVELSNRGGLARIVSFIGVGVLMLVVGYFAPLPPKRAEVELSEAPTEGVSS; encoded by the coding sequence ATGCAATGGATTCTGATGCTGGTCGGGTTGGTGTTGGGCTGGATGATCGACGAGATCATCCTCGACGCCCTGATCGGTGCATTGATGGGCCTGGTGATTGGCCAGGCGTTCCGCCTCAGGAGTCTGGGTCGTCAGGCTTCCAGCCAGGAAGCCCGCTTACAGCAAACGCAACAGGCCTTGGCCACTGTCGAGCAGCGAGTGCGTGAACTGGAGGTTACTGGCGTCAGCCGAGCCGAGTCGCCTGTTTCCGCTGCCGTCGAGCCCACCCCCATCGTTGTCGATGAAACACCTGCCGCCGCGCCGGCCCAGGCGGCCGAACCGGCTGTCGAAGAAATTGCCCAAGCGCTGCGTGCCGTCCCCGAACTGATCTGGGAACTGCCCCAAGACCTGCAGGAACCGGCGAGGCGCAACGAGCCCCAGGCCGTGCGCCCCGAAATCGATGCCTGGGCGCCGGAGCCGGTCGAACTCCGCGAGCCGGTCGCGCCAGTTGCTCCGCGCGCACCGCGTGAACCGAATCTGATCGAACGTGCCGTGGCTGGCGCGCGCAACTGGCTGTTCGGTGGTAACACTGTGCTGCGGGTCGGCGTGCTGCTGCTGTTCCTCGGTCTGGCGTTCCTGCTGCGTTATGCCACTGAAGGCATGGTGGTGCCTGTCGAACTGCGTTACGCCGGGGTCGCCGGTTGTGCCCTCGGTCTGCTCGGCCTGGGCTGGTGGCTGCGGCTGCGCAACAGCAACTACGGCCTGATGTTGCAGGGCACCGGGATCGCGGTGTTGTACCTGACGGTCTTCGCCGCGATGCGCCTGCATCCATTGCTCGACCCTTCGGCTGCTCTCGGCCTGCTGGTCGCGGTCACGGTGTTCTCGGCGATTCTCGCCGTGACCCAGGACGCCGTCGGGCTGGCCGCCGCTGCGGCGCTGGGTGGTTTTGCCGCACCGATCCTGACCTCCACCGGTTCCGGCAACCATGTCGCCCTGTTCAGCTACTTCATCTTGTTGAACAGCGGCATTCTGGCGATCGCCTGGTTCAAGGCCTGGCGCCTGCTGAACCTGATCGGTTTTGTCGGCACCTTCGGTATCGGCTTCGCCTGGGGCCTGCGCTCCTATCAGCCCGAGCTGCTGTGGAGTACCGAGCCGTTCCTGGTGCTGTTCTTCCTGATGTACCTGGCTATCGGCCTGCTGTTCGCCCGGCGCAAGCTGCGCGAGATGGCCGGTGGGCCGCAAGACGACAGTCGTGAGGGGTTGCTGCGCTGGTCGGCGCGCCAGGGCGACTATGTCGACGGTACGATGCTGTTCGGCCCGCCGCTGGTGGGCTTCGGGCTGCAGTTCGCACTGGTCCAGCACCTGGAATTCGCCGCCGCGTTCAGTGCGCTGGCGCTGGGTATCATCTACATGGGCCTGGCCCGCCTGCTGATGGGCGGCCGGGCGCTGCTGCTGGCCGAGACCTGCCTGGCGCTGGGCGTGATCTTCGCCAGCCTGGCGATTCCGCTGGGCCTCGATGCGCGCTGGACGGCGGCCGCCTGGGCCGTGGAAGGGGCAGGTATGTTCTGGCTGGGCCTGCGCCAGCAGCGGCCGTTCGCGCGGATCTTCGCACTGTTGCTGCAATTGGGCTCGGCGTTGGCGTTCCTCGATACCTTGCAGATCGGCGAGCACAGCCTGCTCGATGCGGCGCCGCTGGGTGCATTGCTGCTGGGATTGGCCTTGCTGTTCAGCTTCTGGCAACTGCGCCAGGCCGCCCCCGGGCAGGCGGCGCACTGGGAGCGGCGTGGGGTACCGGTGCTGGCTTGCCTGGGGCTGGGGTTCCTCTATCTGTTGGCCCCGTTGTTCTTCTTCAGCCAGGGCACCGCCATCTGTTGGGCGCTGGCCGGCCTGGCGACGTTGTTCGTCGGTCTGCGCCTGCAATCGCGGGCGTTCCTGTTCAGCGCATTTGCCGTGCAACTGCTCGGCGGGGCGTTGTTTCTGGCACGGCTGCAGGGCGCCGAAGGCGAATCGACGGCGGTGTTCAGCGCCGGTTGGGGCGGCTTGATGAGTGCTTCGTTGATCGGCCTGTCGCTGATCGGCGGGATGCTGCTGGCCGCGCGTGACGAGATGGTGCGTAACGATGCCCGGCTGTTGCGTGGGCTGTCGGTGGTGCTGCTGGCCGGATTGGTGCTGATCAACCTGGCGGTTCTGTTCGTGCTGCCGTGGGCGACGGCCAGTGGTGTCTGGGCCGCCAGCGGCCTGCTGATCATCTGGCTGAGCCTGTATCTGCGCCAGCGCCTGAGTTTCCTGTTCGGCCTGCTGCTGCAACTGATCGGTGGCGGCGCATTCCTGCTCGAAGGGTTGGGGCAATTCGGCTACTTCAATAACGAGGGCCTACGCCTGCTCGCCCACAGTGGTTTCTGGACGCCGATGGTGCTTGGGCTGGCCGCTTTCGTCGGCGCCTGGCGCCTGCAGCGCGACAGCCAGCCGACGGTGTTCGATGCCTTGAGCCTGCGGCGCCTGTCCCGGGTGTTGCTGATCTGGGGCACGGGCTGGTGGGTATTGGCATGGGCGGCTGAAATCATGCTGTTCGCCGCATCGGCGACCTGGGCGTCCTGGATGCTGGCCATGACCGCCGCCAGCGTGGCGCTGTGGACGTTGCTGGCCCTGCGCCTGCGCTGGTCGGACCTGGCGCTGCTGTGCACCCTGCTGGTGCCGGTGGCCGGGTTGATACTGCTGCTGGACTGGGTGCGAATCTACAACCCGGCGGCGCACTTCGGCTGGCTGGTGTGGCCGGCGCTGTTTGCCGTGCACCTGCTGTCATTGCGCAAGCTGGCGCCGCAGTTGCCGGCGCGGCTACTCAGTTGCGCCCATGTGTTGGGCTGCTGGCTGATCATCAGTGTATTGGCGCTGGAGCTGCGCTACGGCCTGCTGCTGTTGTCGGAGCATTACAATGCCTGGCGCTGGCTGGGTTACGCGATCCTGCCGAGCCTGTACCTGCTACTGATGGCCGCGCCGCGCGAGTGGCCATGGCCGATCGCCGCCCATGCGCGCGAGTACCGTCTGTACGCTGCCGCACCGCTGGCGTTGTTGATGCTCGGCTGGTTCTGGCTGGCCAACAGCTTCAGTGACGGTCACGCCGAGCCGCTGCCGTATGTGCCGCTGCTCAACCCGCTGGAACTGGGGCTGTTGTTCGCTCTGGGGAGTGTCTATATCTGGTCGCGCAGTTCCGTGCCCCAGTTGGGCGTTCGTGCCGCCCATGCCGAGTTGGCCGCCCAGGCGGTTTCTGGCCTGTCGCTGTTCGCTTTTGTCACGGCGCTGGTGATGCGTGCAGCCCACCATTGGGGTGGTGTGGCGTTCGAACTCGATGCACTGCTGGCATCGATGCTGGTTCAGGCGGGTCTGTCGATCGCCTGGAGCCTGATTGCCCTGAGCCTTATGATTGGCGGCCATCTGCGCCATCGGCGCGAAGTCTGGCTGATCGGTGCCGCGTTGATCGCGGTGGTGGTTGCCAAACTGTTTTTCGTCGAACTGAGCAACCGTGGCGGGCTGGCGCGAATTGTCTCGTTCATCGGCGTTGGTGTATTGATGCTGGTGGTGGGCTATTTCGCGCCGCTGCCGCCCAAGCGCGCGGAGGTTGAATTGTCCGAGGCACCAACTGAAGGAGTGTCGTCTTGA
- a CDS encoding glycogen/starch/alpha-glucan phosphorylase has translation MSQETLVRETEVAAFRAAVLAKLTYAVGKDPDHAFDHDWFEAIALAARDHIVEHWMDHTRQIYRKGQKRVYYLSLEFLIGRLLYDSLSNLGLLDIAREALVDLGVDLERIRLLEPDAALGNGGLGRLAACFMESMSTLGIAGHGYGIRYEHGLFRQAIVDGWQQEQTENWLDFGNPWEFERAEVIYPVGFGGSVETVHDETGQARQVWWPAETVRAVAYDTPVVGWRGASVNTLRLWRARATEELHLERFNAGDHLGAVAEVARAESISRVLYPADSTEAGQELRLRQEYFFVSASLQDLLRRHKNMHDSVLSLGEHAAIQLNDTHPSIAVAELMRQLVDLHGVTWDAAWQVTVETLSYTNHTLLPEALETWPVGLMERMLPRHMQIIYLINAQHIDSLRAKGIHDFDVLRSVSLIEEDNGRRVRMGNLAFLGSHSVNGVSGLHTQLMRSTVFSELHKLYPDRINNKTNGITFRRWLYQANPRLTEMMVDALGPEVLDHPEDLLQGLEPFAEKAGFRKQFAEQRLHSKRALAALIQDRLGIAVNPAAMFDVQVKRIHEYKRQLLNLLHTVALYQAIRAEPETDWVPRVKIFAGKAAASYHQAKLIIKLTNDIARTVNNDPTVRGLLKVVFLPNYNVSLAESIIPAADLSEQISTAGFEASGTSNMKFGLNGALTIGTLDGANVEMCERVGQEHMFIFGLSAQQVESRKRNGEFSAAQDVAASHRLNDVLQAIRGGVFSPDDPGRYVGLVDSLVDYDRFLVCADFDTYWAAQGKVEAHWHDSKEWWRSAVLNSARMGWFSSDRTIREYATEIWKALE, from the coding sequence ATGTCTCAGGAAACGCTTGTCCGTGAAACTGAGGTGGCTGCCTTTCGTGCCGCCGTCCTTGCCAAACTTACCTACGCCGTGGGTAAGGATCCCGACCATGCCTTCGATCACGACTGGTTCGAGGCCATTGCCCTGGCCGCCCGCGACCATATTGTCGAGCACTGGATGGATCACACGCGACAGATCTATCGCAAGGGACAGAAGCGGGTCTATTACCTTTCCCTGGAATTCCTCATCGGCCGCTTGCTCTACGACAGCCTGAGCAACCTCGGCCTGCTGGATATCGCCCGTGAGGCGCTGGTGGACCTCGGTGTCGACTTGGAGCGCATCCGCCTGCTCGAACCCGACGCGGCACTCGGCAACGGCGGTCTGGGGCGGCTGGCGGCCTGTTTCATGGAGAGCATGTCGACCCTCGGCATCGCCGGCCACGGTTATGGCATCCGCTATGAGCACGGGCTGTTCCGTCAGGCCATCGTCGACGGCTGGCAGCAGGAACAGACCGAGAACTGGCTGGACTTCGGCAACCCCTGGGAGTTCGAGCGGGCCGAGGTGATCTACCCGGTGGGCTTTGGCGGCAGTGTCGAAACCGTACATGACGAAACCGGCCAGGCCCGGCAGGTCTGGTGGCCGGCGGAAACCGTGCGGGCGGTCGCCTACGATACGCCGGTGGTCGGTTGGCGCGGCGCCAGCGTGAATACCTTGCGCCTATGGCGGGCCCGGGCGACGGAAGAACTGCACCTGGAGCGTTTCAACGCCGGTGATCACCTCGGCGCGGTGGCCGAGGTTGCCCGGGCGGAAAGCATCTCTCGCGTGCTCTACCCGGCGGACAGCACCGAGGCCGGCCAGGAACTGCGTTTGCGCCAGGAATACTTCTTCGTCTCGGCGTCGTTGCAGGACTTGCTGCGGCGGCACAAGAACATGCATGACTCGGTGCTCAGCCTTGGCGAACATGCGGCCATCCAACTCAACGATACGCACCCCTCGATTGCGGTCGCCGAACTGATGCGGCAACTGGTGGACCTGCATGGGGTCACCTGGGATGCGGCCTGGCAGGTCACCGTCGAGACGCTTTCCTATACCAATCACACCCTGTTGCCGGAAGCCCTGGAAACCTGGCCGGTGGGATTGATGGAGCGCATGTTGCCGCGCCACATGCAGATCATCTACCTGATCAACGCCCAGCATATCGACTCGCTGCGGGCCAAGGGCATTCACGATTTCGACGTGCTGCGCTCGGTGTCGCTGATCGAGGAGGACAACGGCCGCCGGGTGCGCATGGGCAACCTGGCGTTTCTCGGCTCCCACAGTGTCAACGGCGTGTCCGGGCTGCACACGCAGTTGATGCGCAGCACGGTGTTCTCCGAACTGCACAAGCTCTACCCGGACCGGATCAACAACAAGACCAACGGCATCACCTTCCGCCGTTGGCTGTACCAGGCCAACCCGCGGCTGACCGAGATGATGGTCGATGCCCTGGGCCCCGAAGTGCTCGATCATCCCGAAGATCTGCTGCAGGGGCTGGAGCCGTTCGCCGAGAAGGCCGGTTTTCGCAAGCAGTTCGCCGAGCAGCGCCTGCACAGCAAGCGCGCCCTGGCGGCGTTGATCCAGGATCGCCTGGGTATCGCGGTCAACCCGGCGGCGATGTTCGATGTGCAGGTCAAGCGTATCCACGAGTACAAGCGCCAGTTGCTCAACCTGCTGCACACCGTGGCGCTGTACCAGGCGATTCGCGCCGAGCCGGAAACCGATTGGGTGCCTCGGGTGAAGATCTTCGCCGGCAAGGCTGCGGCGAGTTATCACCAGGCCAAGCTGATCATCAAGCTGACCAATGACATCGCCCGCACGGTCAACAATGACCCGACCGTGCGTGGCCTGCTCAAGGTGGTGTTCCTGCCCAACTACAACGTCAGCCTGGCGGAAAGCATCATCCCGGCGGCGGACCTGTCGGAGCAGATTTCCACGGCCGGGTTCGAGGCCTCGGGCACCAGCAACATGAAATTCGGCCTCAATGGCGCGCTGACCATCGGCACCCTGGACGGTGCCAACGTGGAAATGTGCGAGCGGGTCGGCCAGGAACACATGTTCATCTTCGGCCTCAGTGCCCAGCAGGTCGAATCGCGCAAGCGCAACGGCGAGTTCAGTGCGGCGCAGGACGTGGCCGCGTCCCATCGCCTCAATGACGTGCTGCAGGCCATTCGGGGCGGGGTGTTTTCCCCGGACGATCCGGGGCGTTACGTTGGCCTGGTCGACTCGCTGGTCGACTACGATCGTTTCCTGGTCTGTGCCGACTTCGATACTTACTGGGCTGCCCAGGGCAAGGTCGAGGCGCACTGGCACGACAGCAAGGAGTGGTGGCGTTCTGCCGTACTTAACAGTGCACGGATGGGCTGGTTCTCGTCGGACCGGACCATTCGCGAATACGCGACCGAAATCTGGAAGGCACTTGAGTAA
- a CDS encoding YkgJ family cysteine cluster protein: MKPTLIAAAELDRLETWQKYSSHMCGGCMSSCCTLPVEVKIKDLIRIGIVDEFERGEPAKNIAKRLQKEGIVERYNQKSEIFTLQRMSNNDCLYLDRKTRLCTIYEKRPDTCRNHPKIGPRPGYCAYKPKPQERQAPSRNLERF, encoded by the coding sequence ATGAAACCGACCCTGATCGCTGCCGCGGAACTCGACCGCCTCGAAACCTGGCAGAAGTACTCCAGCCACATGTGCGGGGGCTGCATGTCCAGCTGCTGCACGCTGCCTGTGGAAGTGAAGATCAAGGACCTGATCCGCATCGGCATCGTCGATGAGTTCGAGCGCGGTGAGCCGGCGAAAAACATCGCCAAGCGCCTGCAGAAGGAAGGCATCGTCGAGCGTTACAACCAGAAGTCCGAGATCTTCACCCTGCAGCGCATGAGCAACAACGACTGCCTGTACCTGGATCGCAAGACACGGCTGTGCACCATTTACGAAAAACGCCCGGACACCTGCCGTAACCATCCAAAAATCGGGCCACGTCCAGGGTATTGCGCCTACAAGCCCAAGCCGCAGGAGCGCCAGGCGCCAAGCCGGAACCTGGAACGCTTCTGA
- the typA gene encoding translational GTPase TypA produces the protein MIENLRNIAIIAHVDHGKTTLVDKLLRQSGTLERNELNDERVMDSNDQEKERGITILAKNTAINWNGYHINIVDTPGHADFGGEVERVMSMVDSVLLLVDAQDGPMPQTRFVTKKAFEAGLKPIVVINKVDRPGARPDWVLDQIFDLFDNLGATDEQLDFKVVYASAINGIAGLDHTDMAEDMTPLYQAVVDHVPAPNVDREGPFQMQISALDYNSFLGVIGVGRIARGRVKPNTPVVAISADGKRRNGRILKLMGHHGLHRVDVEEAAAGDIVCISGFEELFISDTLCDPLTVEAMKPLTVDEPTVSMTFQVNDSPFCGKEGKFVTSRNIKDRLDKELLYNVALRVEEGDSADKFKVSGRGELHLSVLIETMRREGFELALGRPEVIIREVDGVKQEPYENVTIDIPEEAQGKVMEEMGLRKGDLSNMVPDGKGRVRLEYNIPARGLIGFRNQFLTLTNGAGILTSIFDRYDTVKSGHMSGRQNGVLVSVETGKALTYSLETLQARGKLFVEHGQEIYNGQIVGQNSRDNDLGVNPTKGKKLDNMRASGKDETIALVPPVRFTLEQALEYIQEDELCEVTPKSIRLRKKILDESERTRAAKKAKA, from the coding sequence GTGATCGAAAATCTACGCAACATCGCCATCATCGCCCACGTTGACCATGGTAAAACCACCCTGGTAGACAAACTCCTGCGTCAATCCGGCACCCTGGAGCGCAACGAGCTCAACGACGAGCGCGTGATGGACTCCAACGACCAGGAAAAAGAGCGCGGCATTACCATTCTGGCGAAAAACACCGCCATCAACTGGAACGGCTACCACATCAACATCGTCGACACCCCCGGCCACGCCGACTTCGGTGGCGAGGTTGAGCGTGTCATGTCGATGGTCGACTCCGTGCTGCTGCTGGTCGACGCCCAGGACGGCCCTATGCCGCAAACCCGTTTCGTGACCAAGAAGGCGTTCGAAGCCGGTCTGAAACCGATCGTCGTGATCAACAAGGTCGACCGTCCGGGCGCGCGTCCTGACTGGGTTCTGGACCAGATCTTCGACCTGTTCGACAACCTCGGTGCTACCGACGAACAGCTGGACTTCAAAGTCGTCTACGCCTCGGCCATCAACGGCATCGCCGGTCTGGATCACACCGACATGGCCGAAGACATGACCCCGCTGTACCAGGCGGTCGTCGACCACGTCCCTGCGCCGAACGTTGACCGTGAAGGTCCGTTCCAGATGCAAATCTCGGCACTGGACTACAACAGCTTCCTGGGCGTCATCGGTGTTGGCCGTATCGCTCGTGGCCGCGTCAAGCCCAATACCCCGGTTGTAGCGATCAGTGCTGACGGCAAGCGTCGCAACGGTCGTATCCTCAAGCTGATGGGTCACCACGGTCTGCACCGCGTCGACGTCGAAGAAGCAGCTGCCGGCGACATCGTCTGCATCAGCGGCTTCGAAGAGCTGTTCATCTCCGACACCCTGTGCGACCCACTGACCGTCGAGGCGATGAAGCCGCTGACCGTTGACGAGCCAACCGTTTCCATGACCTTCCAGGTAAACGACTCGCCATTCTGCGGTAAGGAAGGCAAGTTCGTGACCTCCCGGAACATCAAGGACCGTCTGGACAAAGAGCTGCTGTACAACGTTGCACTGCGCGTTGAAGAAGGCGACTCGGCTGACAAGTTCAAGGTTTCCGGCCGTGGTGAGCTGCACCTCTCGGTACTGATCGAAACCATGCGTCGCGAAGGCTTCGAACTGGCCCTGGGCCGTCCGGAAGTGATCATTCGTGAAGTCGACGGCGTCAAGCAGGAACCGTACGAGAACGTCACCATCGACATCCCTGAAGAAGCTCAGGGCAAGGTCATGGAAGAGATGGGCCTGCGTAAGGGCGACCTGAGCAACATGGTTCCGGATGGCAAGGGCCGTGTACGTCTTGAGTACAACATCCCTGCTCGCGGTCTGATCGGTTTCCGTAACCAGTTCCTGACCCTGACCAACGGTGCTGGCATCCTGACCTCGATCTTCGACCGTTACGACACCGTCAAGTCGGGCCACATGTCCGGCCGTCAGAACGGCGTACTGGTTTCGGTTGAAACCGGCAAGGCGCTGACCTACTCGCTCGAAACCCTGCAGGCTCGCGGCAAGCTGTTCGTAGAACACGGCCAGGAGATCTACAACGGTCAGATCGTTGGTCAGAACAGCCGCGACAACGACCTGGGCGTCAACCCTACCAAGGGCAAGAAGCTCGACAACATGCGTGCTTCGGGTAAAGACGAAACCATCGCTCTGGTCCCACCTGTTCGCTTCACCCTGGAACAGGCTCTGGAATACATCCAGGAAGACGAGCTGTGCGAAGTCACGCCCAAGTCCATCCGTCTTCGCAAGAAGATCCTGGACGAAAGCGAGCGTACCCGCGCTGCCAAGAAAGCCAAGGCTTGA
- the thiI gene encoding tRNA uracil 4-sulfurtransferase ThiI — protein MKLIVKVFPEITIKSRPVRMRFIRQLAKNIRAVLKDLDPAVVVNGVWDNLELETALTEPRALQELKERLCCTPGIAHLLQVDEYPLGDFDDITAKCLLHYADVLPGTIFSVRCKRGGKHSFSSMDVEKYVGSRLRRECGAAGISLKDPQVEVRIEIRDKRLFVIHGQHEGLGGFPLGSVEQTLTLMSGGFDSTVAAYQMMRRGLMTHFCFFNLGGRAHELGVMEVAHYLWKKYGSSHRVLFISVPFEEVLGEILGKVDNGHMGVVLKRMMLRAASSMAERLHIDALVTGEAISQVSSQTLPNLSVIDCVTEKLVIRPLIASHKQDIIDLADQIGSGNFARHMPEYCGVISVNPKTHAKRYRVEHEEKAFDMAILERALERAKLVSIDHVIDELGQDLQIEEVSEALAGHIVIDIRHPDAVDDEPLGLAGIEVQTMPFYALNARFKELDPTRQYLLYCDKGVMSRLHAHHLLSEGHANVRVYRPS, from the coding sequence ATGAAACTAATCGTAAAAGTCTTCCCCGAAATCACCATCAAGAGTCGCCCTGTCCGGATGCGTTTCATCCGCCAGTTGGCGAAGAACATCCGTGCCGTGCTCAAAGATCTGGACCCGGCCGTGGTGGTGAATGGCGTGTGGGACAACCTCGAGCTGGAAACTGCGCTGACCGAGCCCAGGGCCTTGCAGGAGCTCAAGGAGCGCCTGTGCTGTACGCCGGGTATCGCGCACCTGCTGCAGGTCGACGAGTACCCGCTGGGCGACTTCGACGACATCACCGCCAAGTGCCTGCTGCACTATGCCGACGTGCTGCCGGGCACGATCTTTTCGGTGCGTTGCAAGCGTGGCGGCAAGCACAGTTTCAGCTCCATGGACGTCGAGAAATACGTCGGCAGCCGGCTGCGGCGTGAATGTGGTGCGGCGGGGATCTCCCTGAAAGACCCGCAGGTCGAGGTGCGAATCGAGATTCGCGACAAGCGGTTGTTCGTCATCCACGGCCAGCATGAAGGCCTCGGCGGCTTCCCGCTGGGCTCGGTGGAGCAGACCCTGACGCTGATGTCCGGTGGCTTCGATTCCACCGTCGCCGCCTATCAGATGATGCGTCGCGGTCTGATGACCCATTTCTGCTTCTTCAACCTGGGCGGCCGCGCCCATGAGCTGGGGGTGATGGAAGTCGCCCACTACCTGTGGAAGAAGTACGGCAGCTCCCATCGCGTGCTGTTCATCAGCGTACCGTTCGAGGAAGTGCTGGGAGAAATTCTCGGCAAAGTCGATAACGGTCATATGGGCGTCGTATTGAAGCGTATGATGTTGCGCGCGGCATCGTCGATGGCCGAACGGCTGCACATCGACGCGCTGGTGACCGGCGAGGCGATTTCCCAGGTGTCCAGCCAGACGCTGCCGAATCTGTCGGTGATCGACTGCGTGACCGAGAAGCTGGTGATCCGCCCGCTGATCGCCAGTCACAAGCAGGACATCATCGATCTGGCCGACCAGATCGGTAGCGGCAACTTCGCCCGGCACATGCCTGAATACTGCGGGGTGATTTCGGTCAACCCCAAGACCCACGCCAAGCGTTACCGCGTGGAGCACGAAGAGAAAGCGTTCGACATGGCGATCCTCGAGCGTGCGCTCGAGCGCGCCAAGCTGGTCTCGATCGATCATGTGATCGACGAACTGGGCCAGGATTTGCAGATCGAAGAGGTCAGCGAGGCGCTGGCGGGGCATATCGTGATCGACATCCGGCACCCGGATGCCGTTGACGATGAACCGCTGGGTCTGGCTGGCATCGAGGTACAAACGATGCCGTTCTATGCACTGAATGCTCGTTTCAAGGAACTGGACCCTACTCGCCAGTACCTGCTGTATTGCGACAAAGGCGTGATGAGTCGCCTGCATGCCCACCATCTGCTCAGTGAGGGGCATGCCAATGTGCGCGTTTATCGACCGAGCTAA